A portion of the Tolypothrix sp. NIES-4075 genome contains these proteins:
- a CDS encoding GMC family oxidoreductase, producing MTNYDYIVIGAGSAGCVVANRLTEDNDTTVLLLEAGNPDTKPEIFIPAECVNLLGSEVDWSYFSEPEPFLNNRKIFCSRGKVLGGSSSINFMMYVRGNHHDYDHWQELGNPGWSYQDVLPYFKKSEQQQRGASAYHGVDGELSVTDLIAPTAISQRFVEASVAMGFDYNPDFNGTQQEGAGLYQQTIKEGKRHSAAAAFLVPIAQRRNLTITTGALVTRLLFEGTCTVGVEYLHEGMLHQVRVEREAILSAGAFDSPKLLMLSGIGDAAHLQTLGIPVVVNLPGVGQNLQDHIFSPVVYQATQDLHFASTSSIGEAGLFLHSKWNSEVAPDLQFLFGSIQLLPPGYAPAAFGFTGAVALTRLQNIGSVGLRTPDPKDTPMLRMNYLQNETDVKKLVEGIKLMRQLFHSNFFDEFRGAEIAPGAEVKSDEALVAYIRNNCNTVWHPVGTCKMGIDPMAVVDPELRVHGVEGLRVVDASIMPTITTGNTNAPTIMIGEKAADLIKAGRTARTVLSKSNVQNPAYSSI from the coding sequence ATGACTAATTATGACTACATTGTAATCGGTGCAGGGTCAGCAGGTTGTGTGGTTGCCAATCGTCTAACCGAAGACAATGACACAACTGTGTTACTACTCGAAGCGGGCAACCCAGATACGAAACCAGAGATTTTCATCCCAGCGGAGTGCGTCAATCTACTAGGCTCAGAGGTTGACTGGAGCTATTTCTCTGAACCAGAACCCTTCTTGAATAATCGCAAAATATTTTGTTCCCGTGGCAAAGTCTTGGGAGGCAGCAGTTCGATTAATTTCATGATGTATGTCCGAGGCAATCATCACGATTATGACCACTGGCAGGAGTTGGGAAATCCCGGTTGGTCGTACCAAGATGTCTTGCCTTATTTCAAGAAATCTGAACAGCAGCAACGCGGTGCCTCCGCCTACCACGGAGTTGATGGGGAGTTGAGCGTTACCGATCTCATTGCGCCTACTGCAATTTCTCAACGATTTGTAGAGGCATCTGTGGCAATGGGATTTGACTACAATCCTGATTTCAACGGTACGCAGCAGGAAGGAGCCGGACTCTATCAACAAACTATCAAGGAGGGTAAACGGCACAGTGCTGCTGCTGCGTTCCTTGTGCCGATTGCCCAGCGTCGCAATTTGACCATAACGACTGGGGCATTGGTGACTCGATTGTTGTTTGAGGGAACCTGCACCGTTGGGGTGGAATATCTGCACGAGGGAATGCTGCACCAAGTCAGGGTTGAGCGGGAAGCGATTTTAAGTGCGGGCGCGTTCGATTCGCCCAAGCTGCTGATGCTTTCTGGCATTGGGGATGCTGCACACTTACAAACATTAGGGATTCCTGTTGTCGTCAATCTGCCAGGTGTTGGGCAAAACCTGCAAGACCACATTTTCTCTCCTGTGGTATACCAGGCAACTCAGGATTTACACTTTGCCAGCACCAGTAGTATCGGGGAAGCTGGATTATTTTTGCATAGCAAGTGGAATTCAGAGGTTGCACCCGATTTACAGTTTCTATTCGGTTCCATTCAGCTCTTACCCCCTGGCTATGCTCCAGCGGCATTTGGATTTACGGGTGCAGTCGCTTTGACCCGTCTGCAAAATATTGGCAGTGTCGGTTTGCGAACGCCTGATCCTAAAGACACACCGATGTTGCGGATGAACTATCTGCAAAATGAAACCGATGTGAAGAAGCTGGTTGAGGGAATTAAATTAATGCGACAATTGTTTCATAGCAACTTCTTTGATGAGTTTCGTGGTGCAGAAATTGCTCCGGGTGCTGAGGTTAAGAGTGATGAAGCACTCGTTGCTTATATTCGCAACAATTGCAACACAGTGTGGCATCCCGTTGGCACTTGCAAAATGGGCATTGACCCAATGGCAGTGGTCGATCCTGAGTTGCGGGTACATGGGGTTGAAGGATTGCGTGTCGTGGATGCCTCTATCATGCCAACAATCACCACGGGAAATACGAACGCACCGACCATCATGATTGGTGAGAAGGCAGCGGATTTAATTAAAGCAGGTCGCACAGCACGAACGGTTCTCAGCAAATCTAACGTCCAAAATCCGGCGTATTCATCTATTTAG
- a CDS encoding SDR family NAD(P)-dependent oxidoreductase has protein sequence MALITTPFGRHSTAAEVVEGIDLSGKRAIVTGAASGIGAETARALAQTGAIVTLAVRNTNAGAQVAADIMATTGNRNIHVALLDLSDRNSIAKFIAAWREPLHILVNNAGVMALPEQRTPEDWEMQFATNYLAHFALALGLHDALAAEGAARIVSVSSSAHLMSPIVFDDIHFMFRPYDPWLAYGQSKTASILFAVGATARWFKDGITANALMPGAIATNLQRHTGGLRTPPERQKTIAQGAATSVLLATSGLLKGVGGRYFEDCNEATLVTNGNGYMSGVAPYALNPDNADRLWNESLRLLA, from the coding sequence ATGGCACTGATTACAACACCATTCGGACGACATTCCACCGCCGCCGAGGTCGTAGAAGGAATTGATCTTTCCGGCAAGCGGGCGATCGTTACGGGAGCCGCATCGGGCATTGGCGCAGAAACGGCGCGGGCACTGGCTCAAACTGGAGCGATCGTCACACTAGCTGTGCGTAATACCAATGCTGGAGCGCAAGTCGCGGCTGACATTATGGCTACTACTGGGAACCGGAATATTCATGTTGCTTTGCTTGATTTAAGCGATCGCAACTCAATTGCCAAGTTCATTGCTGCCTGGCGTGAGCCGCTGCATATCCTCGTTAATAATGCAGGGGTAATGGCACTGCCCGAACAGCGCACACCCGAAGACTGGGAGATGCAATTTGCCACTAACTATCTCGCACACTTTGCCCTAGCGCTCGGACTACACGACGCTCTCGCCGCAGAGGGTGCTGCCCGTATCGTGTCGGTTAGTTCTAGCGCGCACCTGATGTCGCCCATTGTGTTCGATGATATTCACTTCATGTTCCGTCCTTACGATCCGTGGTTGGCCTATGGACAGTCCAAGACCGCAAGTATCCTCTTTGCTGTGGGTGCTACTGCGCGCTGGTTCAAGGATGGCATTACCGCTAATGCCCTGATGCCTGGGGCGATCGCAACCAACCTCCAGCGTCATACGGGCGGTCTTAGAACCCCACCTGAGCGGCAGAAGACAATAGCGCAGGGTGCGGCAACTTCCGTTCTGTTAGCAACCTCTGGGCTACTAAAGGGCGTTGGCGGACGCTATTTCGAGGACTGCAATGAAGCCACTCTCGTCACCAACGGGAACGGCTATATGAGCGGAGTTGCCCCCTACGCCCTGAACCCAGACAATGCCGATCGGCTCTGGAATGAATCGTTGCGCCTGCTCGCTTGA
- a CDS encoding SgcJ/EcaC family oxidoreductase, whose amino-acid sequence MNSQAVQTTTTADESAIRAFHRQMIDAWNRGSGEGFAAPFSETADFITFEGTHLKGRKEIAAFHQQAFDTVVKGTRLEGEVDFVRFVNSQLALMLVVIRVILPGQTETSPSRDSLPLYVVTKGDEGWQIEGLLNTRKLTLERQFFLDDFDSLSAEAQRQVTDLIAGLKQRH is encoded by the coding sequence ATGAATTCACAAGCAGTTCAAACCACCACTACTGCTGACGAGTCGGCAATCCGTGCTTTCCATCGCCAGATGATTGATGCTTGGAATCGAGGTAGCGGCGAAGGCTTCGCTGCCCCGTTCAGCGAAACTGCCGATTTCATCACGTTCGAGGGCACGCATCTCAAGGGTCGAAAAGAAATCGCTGCATTTCATCAGCAAGCGTTCGACACGGTTGTCAAAGGAACACGCTTGGAGGGTGAGGTAGATTTTGTCCGCTTCGTGAACTCGCAACTCGCGCTCATGCTCGTAGTTATCAGGGTAATACTGCCCGGACAAACCGAAACTTCACCGTCACGAGATTCGCTGCCGCTATACGTCGTAACGAAAGGCGACGAAGGTTGGCAGATCGAAGGGTTACTCAATACCCGGAAGTTAACGCTAGAACGTCAATTCTTCTTAGACGACTTTGACTCACTGAGCGCAGAGGCTCAACGTCAAGTGACCGACCTCATTGCAGGTCTCAAGCAGCGTCATTAA
- a CDS encoding glucose 1-dehydrogenase, giving the protein MKKLEGKIALVTGGNSGIGLATAKQFVAEGAYVYITGRRQVELDAAVEAIGKNVTAVQSDVSNLADLDRLFATIKLELGHLDIIFANAGGGQIAPLGAITEEHFDKAFNINVKGLLFTVQKALPLLPEGASIILNASITSIKGTPAFSVYSATKAAVRSFARNWILDLRERKIRVNAISPGVVPTPGYDHLGLNDQQLQEFVDSQASTIPLGRVGTPDEIAKAVVFLASDDSSFVNGIELFVDGGMAQI; this is encoded by the coding sequence ATGAAAAAACTAGAAGGAAAAATCGCCCTTGTCACGGGTGGCAACAGTGGTATCGGTCTTGCCACAGCTAAACAGTTTGTTGCTGAAGGTGCCTATGTCTACATCACGGGTCGTCGCCAAGTCGAACTGGATGCTGCTGTAGAAGCCATTGGTAAAAATGTTACAGCTGTGCAGAGCGATGTTTCTAATCTGGCAGACCTCGATCGTCTGTTTGCCACCATTAAGCTTGAACTTGGACACCTCGATATCATCTTCGCTAATGCTGGAGGTGGACAAATTGCCCCACTTGGAGCAATCACTGAGGAACACTTTGACAAAGCATTCAACATAAACGTCAAAGGTTTGCTGTTCACCGTACAAAAGGCACTGCCACTGTTGCCAGAGGGCGCTTCTATTATCCTGAATGCTTCGATTACTTCTATAAAAGGTACGCCAGCATTCAGTGTTTACAGCGCTACCAAAGCCGCCGTGCGATCGTTTGCTCGGAATTGGATACTTGACCTTAGAGAACGCAAGATCCGAGTGAATGCCATTAGCCCTGGTGTGGTTCCGACTCCTGGTTACGATCATTTGGGACTGAATGACCAGCAGTTGCAAGAATTCGTGGACAGCCAAGCCAGCACCATCCCATTGGGACGAGTCGGCACACCCGATGAGATTGCCAAAGCGGTTGTTTTTCTGGCTTCAGATGACAGCAGCTTTGTGAACGGCATCGAGTTGTTTGTTGATGGCGGTATGGCACAGATTTGA
- a CDS encoding MOSC domain-containing protein: MKLISVNVGLPREVTWKGKPVRTGIFKEPINSRVMVRELNLDGDRQADLTVHGGVDKAVYVYPFEHYDYWRSELPDTELTFGIFGENFTVTGFKEEEINIGDRFKIGNVELMVTQPRLPCYKLGIRFGRSDMVKRFLASRRTGFYFRVLQEGEVEVGDTLELMSRDDNNITVANIIQLYVREQNNPELLHQAAQLETLPESWRDYFQEQIRRQDVR; encoded by the coding sequence ATGAAGCTGATCTCTGTTAATGTCGGGCTGCCGCGTGAAGTGACCTGGAAAGGAAAACCCGTCCGCACTGGAATTTTCAAAGAGCCAATTAATTCGAGAGTGATGGTGCGTGAACTCAATTTAGATGGCGATCGCCAAGCGGATCTCACCGTTCATGGCGGAGTTGACAAAGCCGTATATGTCTATCCTTTTGAGCATTATGATTACTGGCGAAGCGAATTGCCTGACACAGAGTTAACATTTGGGATCTTTGGTGAAAATTTCACAGTCACAGGATTTAAAGAAGAGGAAATTAACATTGGCGATCGCTTTAAAATCGGCAATGTAGAACTAATGGTGACTCAACCACGCTTACCCTGCTACAAACTAGGGATTCGCTTTGGGCGATCGGATATGGTGAAACGATTTCTCGCCAGTCGTCGCACCGGATTTTACTTTCGGGTTTTGCAAGAGGGCGAAGTTGAAGTCGGAGACACTTTAGAGTTGATGAGCCGGGATGACAACAATATTACTGTTGCTAATATCATTCAGCTTTATGTTCGTGAGCAAAACAATCCAGAGTTACTTCACCAAGCTGCTCAACTGGAAACGTTACCCGAAAGCTGGCGGGACTACTTTCAGGAGCAGATCCGTCGTCAGGATGTGAGATAG
- a CDS encoding alpha/beta fold hydrolase has translation MTTYRTVSIDGLDIFYREAGSRDNPTILLLHGFPTSSHMFRNLIPALADKFHLVAPDYPGYGNSSMPTVNEFDYTFDRLAEIVEKFIAAIDLKKYSLYVMDYGAPIGYRIAAKYPERVQSLIVQNGNAYEEGLREFWEPIKAYWQERSPENAEKLKYLVTLEATKWQYTNGVRNLEAISPDTWTIDQHFLDRPGNGEIQLALLYSYGTNPPLYPQWQEYFRQYQPPTLIVWGKNDYIFPADGAYPYQHDLKDVEFHLLDTGHFALEEDGDAIANYIDQFLTSRLQPVLTQSAGNDR, from the coding sequence ATGACTACATATCGCACAGTTTCGATCGATGGTTTAGACATCTTCTACCGTGAAGCTGGTTCTCGCGATAATCCGACGATTCTGCTATTGCACGGCTTTCCAACTTCTTCTCATATGTTCCGCAATCTCATACCTGCCCTCGCTGATAAATTCCATCTCGTTGCTCCTGACTACCCTGGCTACGGCAACAGTTCGATGCCAACTGTAAATGAGTTTGATTACACATTTGATCGCTTGGCTGAGATTGTAGAGAAATTCATTGCTGCGATCGATCTCAAAAAGTACAGCCTTTATGTAATGGATTATGGCGCACCGATTGGCTATCGAATTGCAGCTAAATATCCAGAGCGCGTGCAATCTCTGATTGTTCAAAATGGCAATGCTTACGAGGAAGGTCTACGCGAATTTTGGGAGCCGATTAAAGCATACTGGCAAGAGCGATCGCCTGAGAATGCTGAAAAACTCAAATATCTTGTCACCTTGGAAGCAACGAAGTGGCAATATACCAACGGTGTTCGCAATCTAGAAGCGATCAGCCCCGATACCTGGACTATCGATCAACATTTCCTCGATCGCCCCGGCAACGGTGAGATTCAACTAGCACTGCTGTATAGCTACGGTACGAATCCACCGCTCTATCCCCAATGGCAGGAGTATTTTCGCCAGTATCAACCCCCTACCCTGATTGTTTGGGGCAAGAACGACTACATCTTTCCTGCTGACGGTGCTTATCCTTACCAGCATGATTTGAAAGACGTTGAGTTCCATCTACTCGATACCGGACATTTTGCCCTGGAAGAGGATGGGGATGCGATCGCAAACTATATCGATCAATTTCTCACATCACGGCTGCAACCCGTTCTCACCCAATCGGCTGGGAACGATCGATAA
- a CDS encoding alpha/beta fold hydrolase has product MRQYQPPTLIVWGKNDQGFLVEGAYAYKRDLKNLEFHLYDTGHFALEEDGDAICASPKGRRQGQTQQRFAIADHIRRFLTTHVVENTKLTTSNK; this is encoded by the coding sequence TTGCGCCAATATCAACCACCCACGCTGATTGTATGGGGCAAAAATGACCAGGGCTTTTTAGTCGAGGGGGCTTATGCCTACAAACGCGACTTAAAAAACCTGGAGTTTCATTTATATGATACGGGACACTTTGCTCTGGAAGAAGATGGGGACGCGATCTGCGCTTCTCCCAAAGGGAGACGCCAAGGGCAAACGCAGCAGCGCTTCGCGATCGCAGACCATATTCGTCGCTTTCTGACCACTCACGTTGTAGAGAACACCAAGCTAACCACTAGTAACAAATAG
- a CDS encoding alpha/beta hydrolase, with the protein MVAQTNSQAAKILEVADDPRLSKGTKEFLKVLNSGGVALEKLTALEARQVLVDAQASVSVDLSGIEESQKTITADGYSITLNIVRPSGVKGTLPVFIFIHGGGWVLGDYPTHKRMVRDLVVLSGFAGVFVNYTRTPDAQYPQAINEIYAATKWVAEHGEEIGVDGKNLAVVGNSVGGNMTTVTALKAKEKGGPHIKLQILMWPIVDADFETNSYHQFGDQRFLTVPAMKWMYDMYIADPKKRKDIYASPLQATVEQLKGLPPALIVVAESDILHDEGTAYGRKLDEAGVEVTTVQYNGMIHDFGLLNGLAELPETRSLFVQAAAQLKKYLQ; encoded by the coding sequence ATGGTTGCTCAAACAAACTCGCAAGCAGCAAAAATTTTGGAAGTTGCCGACGATCCACGTCTTTCCAAAGGAACGAAGGAATTTTTGAAAGTGTTAAATTCAGGGGGTGTGGCGCTGGAGAAACTCACTGCACTCGAAGCACGTCAAGTCCTTGTAGATGCACAGGCTTCCGTTTCAGTAGACCTTTCAGGCATTGAAGAGTCCCAAAAGACGATTACTGCTGATGGTTATTCAATTACCCTTAATATTGTACGACCTTCAGGGGTCAAAGGCACATTACCTGTTTTCATCTTTATTCATGGTGGTGGTTGGGTGCTGGGTGATTACCCAACACACAAGCGTATGGTTCGCGATCTGGTTGTGCTATCAGGGTTTGCAGGTGTCTTTGTCAACTACACTCGCACGCCAGATGCTCAGTACCCACAGGCAATCAATGAGATTTATGCTGCGACCAAATGGGTTGCCGAGCATGGCGAGGAGATTGGCGTGGATGGCAAGAATTTGGCAGTCGTTGGCAACAGTGTCGGCGGTAACATGACAACTGTCACTGCTTTGAAGGCGAAAGAAAAAGGAGGACCACACATCAAACTGCAAATCCTGATGTGGCCCATTGTAGATGCAGATTTTGAAACTAATTCTTATCACCAATTTGGCGATCAGCGTTTTCTGACTGTACCAGCGATGAAGTGGATGTATGATATGTACATCGCTGACCCAAAAAAGCGCAAAGACATCTATGCTTCTCCCCTACAGGCTACGGTTGAGCAACTCAAAGGCTTGCCTCCGGCGTTAATTGTGGTTGCAGAGAGCGATATCTTGCATGACGAGGGCACAGCCTATGGACGCAAGCTCGATGAAGCTGGGGTCGAGGTAACAACTGTGCAGTACAACGGTATGATTCATGACTTCGGACTACTGAATGGTTTAGCAGAGTTGCCAGAAACCCGTTCTCTATTTGTTCAAGCTGCTGCCCAATTGAAGAAATATCTGCAATAG
- a CDS encoding DUF6130 family protein — protein sequence MQQSFQGLHLYHIFREMVLPAMNSHIPSARDIIGQSPLIAIENEAPPKLIVDPPLPEPLAQGRVFIQYRTENLRVLPVFGKGALEVSPRIGHIHITVDDAPWHFVDSSGETIILVGLEPGVHKVLIELADPMHKVITSETVKFTLPDPQKSS from the coding sequence ATGCAGCAAAGCTTTCAGGGTTTGCATCTGTATCATATTTTTCGTGAAATGGTATTACCTGCTATGAACAGCCACATACCGAGCGCTAGGGACATTATCGGACAATCACCGCTGATTGCGATTGAAAACGAAGCACCACCCAAGCTGATTGTCGATCCACCCCTTCCCGAACCGCTAGCACAGGGACGCGTCTTCATCCAGTACCGGACGGAGAATTTGCGCGTGTTGCCGGTGTTCGGCAAAGGTGCCCTCGAAGTATCGCCGCGCATCGGTCATATCCACATCACCGTTGACGACGCGCCGTGGCACTTTGTCGATTCCAGTGGGGAAACGATCATCCTGGTCGGACTGGAACCAGGCGTACACAAGGTGCTGATCGAACTAGCTGACCCCATGCACAAAGTAATCACTAGTGAAACTGTAAAGTTCACGCTGCCCGATCCTCAGAAATCATCATGA
- a CDS encoding nuclear transport factor 2 family protein, protein MNKPENPRLPLPPFDNESAIQKVRIAEDAWNTRNPELVSLAYTSDSXWRNRSEFLSGREAIAQFLTRKWLKELDYRLIKELWAFQDNRIAVRFAYEWHDDSGNWFRSYGNENWEFDEHGFMRSRIASINDLPIHQSERKYHWILGRRPDEHPGLSDLNL, encoded by the coding sequence ATGAACAAACCCGAAAATCCTCGACTACCCCTGCCGCCTTTTGATAATGAATCCGCTATCCAAAAAGTCCGAATTGCAGAGGATGCTTGGAACACACGTAACCCTGAACTAGTATCACTTGCTTACACGTCGGATAGCGNTTGGCGCAACCGCTCAGAATTTCTATCTGGTCGTGAGGCGATCGCACAATTCTTGACACGTAAGTGGCTTAAAGAATTGGACTACCGTCTGATCAAAGAGCTTTGGGCTTTTCAAGACAACCGCATTGCTGTCCGATTTGCTTACGAATGGCATGATGATTCCGGCAACTGGTTTCGCTCTTACGGCAATGAGAATTGGGAGTTTGACGAACATGGATTCATGCGATCGCGTATTGCCAGCATCAACGACCTGCCAATTCACCAAAGCGAACGCAAATATCACTGGATACTAGGTCGTCGTCCAGACGAGCATCCAGGATTGTCAGACCTCAATCTTTGA
- a CDS encoding DUF302 domain-containing protein, producing the protein MNANNGIISQLSQYSVPVTIDRLEAILQVKGITIFARIDQQAEAEKVGLSLCPTQLLLFGNPKAGTSLMVAEPTIALDLPLKVLAWEATDGKVWVSYNDPNYLKQRFSLSDELVKNIAIIEPLIYQALSWADRQ; encoded by the coding sequence ATGAATGCAAACAACGGCATCATTAGCCAGCTCAGTCAATATTCAGTGCCTGTAACCATCGATCGATTAGAAGCCATCCTTCAAGTAAAAGGCATCACCATTTTTGCCCGCATCGATCAACAGGCTGAAGCCGAAAAAGTCGGACTAAGCCTATGTCCTACACAGTTGTTGCTGTTTGGCAACCCGAAAGCCGGAACTTCCCTCATGGTGGCAGAACCAACGATCGCCCTGGATTTACCCCTGAAAGTACTGGCATGGGAAGCAACTGACGGCAAGGTGTGGGTGAGTTACAACGATCCTAATTACTTAAAACAGCGATTTTCTCTCTCGGATGAGTTGGTGAAAAATATCGCTATCATTGAACCTTTAATCTATCAAGCACTTAGTTGGGCCGATCGCCAATAA
- a CDS encoding mercuric reductase produces the protein MEVNAQHYDDIIIGGGKAGKTLAPALVADGRKTALVERSLNMIGGGCINIACIPTKTMVASANVANTVRNSAAYGVKVNTPIVNLAEVIQRKRSVVQSAREMNLHNLETALDNNLIIGEARFVAPKTIEVTTVEGNTRVLTAERLFINTGTRPLIPSVPGLTEAEFLTSESIMELEYLPEHLIVLGSGYIGLEFAQMFRRFGSGVTVIGQSEQILSQQDPDIAIAVQTLLEQDGIEFLLKAKVLRVDRTGNETILQIQVGDRSLNLQGSHLLVAVGRAPNTESLNLAAAGVATDTRGFIKVNDRLETNVPGIWALGDINGGPQYTHISLDDYRIIKANLIDGSNRSTGDRLVPSCLFIDPELAHVGLTETQAQQQGYAIRVAKVDASAVPRARTLGQTDGLLKAIVDTDTGRILGCSLLCHEAGEVISTVQMVMQAQMPYTFLRDGILTHPTMTEGLNILFSKL, from the coding sequence ATGGAAGTGAACGCTCAACACTATGACGATATTATTATCGGCGGCGGCAAGGCGGGTAAAACACTTGCACCAGCGTTAGTCGCTGACGGACGTAAAACCGCTCTGGTTGAACGCAGTTTAAATATGATTGGTGGCGGGTGCATTAATATTGCCTGCATTCCTACTAAAACTATGGTAGCGAGTGCTAATGTGGCAAACACAGTGCGAAACAGTGCCGCTTATGGTGTTAAAGTCAATACACCCATCGTTAATTTAGCAGAGGTGATCCAACGAAAACGATCGGTTGTGCAATCTGCGCGTGAAATGAACTTGCACAATTTAGAAACGGCTCTGGATAATAACTTGATCATTGGCGAAGCAAGGTTTGTTGCTCCTAAAACAATTGAAGTAACGACGGTTGAGGGGAACACTCGCGTACTTACCGCCGAACGCTTATTTATTAATACAGGCACACGACCGTTAATTCCATCTGTACCCGGACTCACAGAAGCTGAGTTTTTAACGAGTGAGTCGATTATGGAGCTAGAATATTTGCCTGAACACCTGATCGTTCTCGGTAGTGGCTATATTGGTTTAGAGTTTGCCCAGATGTTTCGGCGCTTTGGCTCTGGCGTTACTGTTATTGGGCAAAGTGAGCAAATCCTGTCACAGCAAGATCCAGATATAGCGATCGCAGTTCAAACACTGCTAGAACAAGATGGTATTGAATTCTTGCTGAAGGCGAAGGTGTTGAGGGTTGATCGCACTGGTAATGAAACCATCCTGCAAATCCAAGTTGGCGATCGCTCCCTCAACCTCCAGGGGTCGCATTTGCTCGTCGCCGTTGGTCGTGCGCCCAATACCGAGAGCTTAAATTTAGCTGCTGCTGGTGTGGCAACCGATACACGCGGATTTATTAAAGTCAACGATCGCTTAGAGACGAACGTACCGGGGATTTGGGCGTTAGGCGATATTAATGGCGGGCCGCAATACACCCATATATCGCTCGACGATTATCGCATTATCAAAGCTAATTTAATTGATGGGAGCAACCGTAGTACAGGCGATCGATTGGTTCCATCGTGTCTATTCATCGATCCAGAACTGGCTCATGTGGGTTTGACTGAAACCCAAGCACAGCAACAAGGATATGCCATCCGCGTGGCGAAGGTGGATGCGTCAGCCGTTCCTAGAGCAAGAACGCTCGGTCAAACCGATGGACTTTTGAAGGCGATCGTAGATACAGATACAGGTCGTATTCTAGGGTGTTCCCTGTTGTGTCATGAAGCAGGTGAAGTGATTTCAACAGTGCAGATGGTGATGCAAGCTCAGATGCCGTACACCTTTCTACGCGATGGTATTTTGACTCATCCGACGATGACCGAAGGATTAAATATATTGTTTTCCAAGTTGTAA
- a CDS encoding L-lactate dehydrogenase, with amino-acid sequence MISKTSKVGIIGAGNVGADVANALVLLGRCVRVVLFDRTLSKAEGQVWDIEDSIPLLKEMEILPSNQYEDLADSDIIIVTVGVQPKQGQTRLDILNDNAEIMCSTIKELDRVAPNSIIIIVSNPVDVLTRIAIATSTRAENLIFGSGTVLDTARLRYQLGKRLNVAKQDVHAYVIGEHGDSEFVVWSSAFIGGILLTEFPIPQGATLEQIQQEYAQLTRKRGYNIFERKGNTSYGISTVVCQLVDTILRDEKQIFPVSARADFNYGVGSEVVLGLPCIIGSTGIERQLLLSRNAHEQRLLEESANKLNEAHNSLHN; translated from the coding sequence ATGATTAGTAAAACATCTAAAGTCGGTATTATTGGTGCAGGTAATGTAGGTGCAGACGTTGCAAATGCTTTAGTTCTACTAGGTAGATGTGTAAGGGTTGTCCTTTTTGACCGAACCTTATCAAAAGCTGAAGGACAAGTATGGGACATTGAAGACAGCATTCCCCTACTTAAAGAGATGGAGATTTTACCATCAAATCAGTATGAAGATTTAGCTGATTCAGATATCATTATTGTGACTGTTGGGGTACAGCCAAAACAAGGACAGACCAGATTAGATATATTGAACGACAATGCAGAGATTATGTGTTCGACAATCAAAGAATTGGATCGAGTTGCACCGAATTCAATCATAATTATCGTTAGCAATCCAGTAGATGTACTAACGCGGATTGCGATCGCTACTTCTACCAGAGCAGAAAACCTAATTTTCGGTTCGGGAACCGTTCTTGATACTGCTAGACTGAGATATCAACTTGGAAAGCGACTGAATGTTGCAAAACAAGACGTTCATGCTTATGTGATTGGAGAGCATGGAGACAGTGAATTTGTCGTTTGGTCTAGTGCATTTATTGGGGGAATTCTGTTAACTGAATTTCCCATACCACAAGGAGCAACGCTAGAACAAATTCAGCAAGAGTACGCACAGTTAACTCGTAAACGAGGCTATAACATTTTTGAACGCAAAGGAAATACAAGCTATGGTATATCAACAGTAGTTTGTCAGTTAGTTGATACCATCCTGCGAGATGAAAAGCAGATATTTCCAGTATCGGCCAGAGCAGATTTTAACTATGGAGTTGGCAGTGAAGTTGTTCTTGGACTTCCATGTATCATTGGCTCAACAGGTATTGAGCGCCAACTGCTGTTATCACGGAATGCTCATGAACAACGCTTATTAGAAGAATCAGCCAACAAACTCAATGAAGCCCATAATTCTTTGCATAATTAA